The nucleotide sequence CCCAAATCTCTTCATGATTTTATATTGCAAACCGTGTATAACTTCGAGGTAGAATGAGATAAACTTTAGTGCCTATATAGAAAGCAATTTACTCGAATATATACTAGATATCTTTCTCCGGGTGTTACAAATACTTTCAACTATGTTACATTTCAGATCTGTTATAAGATCAATTTAGAATTAACTTGCTAAGAAGGTGTAATATGATAACTGTAACTAAAAAAGCGAGTCCTGAATATGTTTTGCAATTATTCTTCCCTTCTCTCCCTAATTGAACAAAACAGCACCTATTAAAATAAGCAGCCTCTTTGATTTAATTTAAAGAAACTGCCTATTTCTAGTCTAAGTATATCAATGTCACAAAATAGTTATGTTCTATTTTCACTAATATCCAGGATTTTGATCCTCACTATTAATATTATCATTTGTATTTAATTCAACCTCTGGAATGGGAAAAAGGTTATGAATACCTTCTTGATAGCCAAACTGTCCTAACTCCTGTTCTGCAAGCCCCCATCTTACTAAATCGGGAAAACGTACTTGCTCTCCTGCCAATTCAACTCTCCTTTCGTGTACAATTGCCTGAAAAACTTCCTGTTGATTAAGTCCATCTTGTAATAATGGCATATCGACACGATCTCGTACCTCATTAATATATCCGATTGCTTCAGCTTGATTTCCTAACTCATTACTCGCTTCTGCCATCATAAGAAGTACATCGGCATAGCGAATTACATTCATATTTATGCCAGATTGCAGATTTTCATTAGTTCTTTTATAATAGTTTTGATATTTTCTCCAACCTGCAGGTCGGTCTAAGCTAATTTCAGTAATAACACCTCCAGCATAAGTATCACCCACAGTATAGAAACTTTCATCAAAACGTGGATCATTCTCTTCAAATTCAGCTCTTAATTCATCTGATGGGTATGCATTGAACCAATCAAACATTCCATAAGACTGACCTCTTAAGCTAGATTCATTTCCTCCTTCTCCATTCACATCGGAATTCCAAAAAGCCCCGTTAGGCATAGACTCGTCATATTCTACCGCAAAGATAGCTTCAGGACCATGTTCTGTTTCTTCCTTAAAATTGTCAAAATAATTTTCAGCCAATGCATACTTTCCATATAAATTTTCAAAAGCATTCATTGCCTCTGTATAATTTTCACGATATAGATAAACTTTCCCCAAAAATGCGTAGGCCGCACCTCGGGTTGCTCTTCCATTTTCTTCTTCAGCTTTAGGTAATAACATCTGAGACGCATCTTTTAAATCGGTAATAATCTGCGCATAAACCTCTTCAGAAGCAGTTCTTGGAAGCCCTTGTCCACCTTCTGGAATAGTTGTAATTAATGGTACATCTCCAAACCTTGACACCAAATTAAAATAATATAAAGCACGAAGAAATTTTGCTTCACCTATGTATTTATCTTTCAGTTCCTGACTTAAAAGAGAATTTGGGATTGCATTGATCCTATCTGCATTTTCTATTACAAAGTTGGCTTTATTAACTCCTCTAAATTCACTATCCCAAAATGCCCTAACCAATTCTGAACTGGCGTCAAAGGAAAAATTTAAGAATATAATTTTATTAGCTTCCTGCTGTATATTGGCAGTATTATCATGTGCCATATTATCCATCATATAGTAATAATTTCTACTATATGAACCTATCGTTTGTAAACTGGCATATACCGCATTTACCGATGCTCTAACCTGTGCTTCATTCTGAAAAAACGTTTCAGGAGAAAGTTGAGTCGGATTATTCTGCTCTAATTGGTCTGTATCACAGGAAACCCAAAATAAAACAGAAATAAAAATTATTGTAATTTTATATATTTTCATCATAACTTTATTTTTAAAATGCAACTTGAAGACCTATTTGAACAGATTTTGGTTGTGGATAATTTCCTCGATCTATTCCAAGCTCAAAATTGTCTCTGCCTGCACCATTGTTTAGTGAAACCCTTCCAATTTCTGGATCAAGACCAGAGTAATTTGTTAAGGTTAATAAATTTTGCCCACTTAAATACACTCTAAATTTCGAAAAGGTATCATTAAAAAATTCGGACGGAATAGAATATCCTAACACCAAATTTCTTAATCTCGTGTACGAACCATCTTCTACAAATCGATCGGAAGCATTAGTATTTTGTGTAGCTCCCAATGCTCTAGGTATAGAATTGGACGTTCCCGGCCCCGTCCACCTTTCTAATACCCGGGTACTGGCATTAAATGGTCTTGTCATTCCTTCTAAATCATAAATATTGGTATTAAATACATCATTACCTATCGAACCATTTAGAAATAAATTCAAGTCAAAGTTTTTATAATTTGCATTAAAATTAAATCCGTAAGTAAAATCTGGGTAAGGATTTCCTATTTTAGTTTTATCATCTGAATTAATTTGACCGTCATTATTTAAATCAACGTATCTTATATCTCCAGGTTGGATACTTTCCTGATTTGGATTAGCCGTTAATACTTCATCAATTTCCGCTTGTGTCTGATATATTCCGTCAGTTTTATACCCATAAAAATAAAATAGAGGATCTCCTACAGATATCCTTGACACAAATTCTCCTTCAAA is from Zunongwangia endophytica and encodes:
- a CDS encoding RagB/SusD family nutrient uptake outer membrane protein, coding for MMKIYKITIIFISVLFWVSCDTDQLEQNNPTQLSPETFFQNEAQVRASVNAVYASLQTIGSYSRNYYYMMDNMAHDNTANIQQEANKIIFLNFSFDASSELVRAFWDSEFRGVNKANFVIENADRINAIPNSLLSQELKDKYIGEAKFLRALYYFNLVSRFGDVPLITTIPEGGQGLPRTASEEVYAQIITDLKDASQMLLPKAEEENGRATRGAAYAFLGKVYLYRENYTEAMNAFENLYGKYALAENYFDNFKEETEHGPEAIFAVEYDESMPNGAFWNSDVNGEGGNESSLRGQSYGMFDWFNAYPSDELRAEFEENDPRFDESFYTVGDTYAGGVITEISLDRPAGWRKYQNYYKRTNENLQSGINMNVIRYADVLLMMAEASNELGNQAEAIGYINEVRDRVDMPLLQDGLNQQEVFQAIVHERRVELAGEQVRFPDLVRWGLAEQELGQFGYQEGIHNLFPIPEVELNTNDNINSEDQNPGY